A DNA window from Leptospira wolbachii serovar Codice str. CDC contains the following coding sequences:
- a CDS encoding HepT-like ribonuclease domain-containing protein, translating into MKSDIDYIKHIYNEILFIKDELPKTDAALFLNNNVLKRAFVRSIEIIGEASNKLSDSFKKKYNEPEWRKFSATRNHLIHGYFIVDYDIVWDLVKNKIPVLEVQIKEILQKEKTLFD; encoded by the coding sequence TTGAAGTCTGATATTGATTATATTAAACATATTTATAACGAAATTTTGTTTATTAAAGATGAATTACCAAAAACGGATGCGGCTCTATTTCTTAACAATAATGTATTAAAACGAGCCTTTGTTAGAAGTATCGAAATCATCGGTGAAGCCTCTAACAAACTTTCCGATTCTTTTAAGAAAAAATACAATGAACCAGAATGGAGAAAATTCTCAGCTACTAGAAACCATTTAATTCATGGTTACTTTATTGTTGATTATGATATTGTTTGGGATCTCGTTAAAAATAAAATCCCGGTTCTTGAAGTTCAAATTAAAGAAA